TATTCTGTTTGATTTAGTTTAGCACAGTTTTGCTTGTGTGTTGATTTTAGAGCTTGTGTTCATTTCAAAACAGAATTACAAAATAGCTTAATCTCTGTTAATACGTGGATTGTTTCCCTAATTGGATACAGAGGCATTTGGCTAATCACAGCCACCGTAAGCGCCTTTCAAAGAAGGATCCACGGATTTTTCTTAATCGATCTAAACAACTTTAAAGTGTTGTTGATGTCCGTATATCCTCACTATAAGGTGCGTGCATTTTGCGCATCGCTCCAAATTACGCACGTGTTTGCGCAGTAGATTTAAGGTTCCACGATTTACAATGAGGGCAATCTAATTAAGATGCACCCTTTAACTTAGAGCTGGTGTGTGTCCTCTTATTAGGGATGCTGTGGAGGCAAAACATCGTGGGAGGAAGGCTCAGAGCGAACCAGCGGGTGGTGAAACACGAATGGCTTCTCCGGAGCTGCTTCCTGCAGATGAGAGAGGCAAACAGCCCGATCCTGCCGACGTCCTTGACCGGATTTCCAGCGCGCTGCATGCCCGCAAGTCGGGCGGATCAACAGGAGGAGCGCTCCCAGGGGAGAGCGGCTGTAACCCGGCCCGCAGTTGCCATGGCCGGTGTCATTCAGCAGCACCAAGGACGGCGCCGCGCAAGGGAGGCGCGGAGGTTAAACTCGGTCACCTCGGCGAGGAGAAAGTCCGGGTTTGTTGCGACGAGGAATTAGAGACATCTTTCACCTATATTGATGAGAATGTTAACCTGCGACTGGCTAGTCCGGAGACTAGTTGTAAAAGTACTCACAGACCCGTGCGCAACGGCGAGCCTTGTTCTGAGACTTTCCCGGAGCTTTCCTTCATGTCCGAGGATGATCTCTCCTTCGGGGAGGGCCCCGGGACTTCTATAGACTACGGGTTTATCAGTGCAGTCACGTTCTTAGTGACCGGGATCTCCTTGGTGATCATCTCCTACGCCGTGCCTCGGGATGTGGTGGTGGACCGTGACAGCGTGTCGGCgagggagatggagaggctGGAGATGGAGAGCGCCCGGATAGGTGCCCACCTGGATCGGTGCGTCATAGCGGGACTGTGCCTGCTCACGCTGGGCGGCGTGGTGCTCTCCACGCTGCTCATGATCTCCATGTGGAAGGGGGAGATGTACAGGCGAAAGGTCATCGCTTATTCCAAGCGATCAGCCAAACTGTATGGCTCCATCAGCCTGAAAACCAGATCCAGCCCCAGCCACTCTTCTGCGCACTTGTCCCTGGAGGAGGAAATAGAGGAAACTTTGGCTTAAATTGCTGCTCTGTGTGCAAACCTTTTGTGTATAACTGAGGAATTAAtgccattcacacacacattctctaaCATATTGTAGCCTAAAACTGTATTCATACATTCAAAGTGTAAGTCTGCAACATTTTGTCATATACTGTAGAAATAGCTTGAATACTGTATATCCAAACAGAAGGGACAAGAAAAGCACTCAAATGCAAAGTGAGGAAttgccagaaaaagaaaaacgttATGTGGTATCAAATGGCTCCCAAATGATAAAGGCACTAAACCATTAAAGTGATGAGGGAGAATGTTAAGAGCTTTGTGTCACAAACACTGGATCACATTTT
This DNA window, taken from Epinephelus moara isolate mb chromosome 6, YSFRI_EMoa_1.0, whole genome shotgun sequence, encodes the following:
- the LOC126391653 gene encoding transmembrane protein 74 → MASPELLPADERGKQPDPADVLDRISSALHARKSGGSTGGALPGESGCNPARSCHGRCHSAAPRTAPRKGGAEVKLGHLGEEKVRVCCDEELETSFTYIDENVNLRLASPETSCKSTHRPVRNGEPCSETFPELSFMSEDDLSFGEGPGTSIDYGFISAVTFLVTGISLVIISYAVPRDVVVDRDSVSAREMERLEMESARIGAHLDRCVIAGLCLLTLGGVVLSTLLMISMWKGEMYRRKVIAYSKRSAKLYGSISLKTRSSPSHSSAHLSLEEEIEETLA